One genomic region from Pseudomonas sp. R5-89-07 encodes:
- a CDS encoding NAD(P)/FAD-dependent oxidoreductase, translating to MTHRIIVVGGGAGGLELATRLGKTLGKRGKANITLVDANLTHIWKPLLHEVAAGSLNSSEDELNYVAQAKWNHFEFQLGRMSGLDREQKKIQLAATLDEEGRELVPARVLGYDSLVIAVGSTTNDFGTEGAAQHCLFLDTRKQAERFHQQLLNHYLRAHAGQTDTIEQISVAIVGAGATGVELAAELHNAAHELAAYGLDRIKPENMHITLIEAGPRVLPALPERIGGPVHKTLEKLGVTVLTNSAVSEVTADALITSSGQVIPASLKVWAAGIRAPGFLKDIDGLETNRINQLQVLPTLQTTRDENIFAFGDCAACPQPGTDRNVPPRAQAAHQQASLLAKSLKLRIEGKELPAYKYTDYGSLISLSRFSAVGNLMGNLTGSVMLEGWLARMFYVSLYRMHQMALYGVFRTAMLMLGSKIGRGTEPRLKLH from the coding sequence CGGCGGTGCTGGCGGCCTGGAGCTAGCGACCCGCCTGGGTAAGACCCTGGGCAAACGCGGCAAAGCCAACATCACGCTGGTGGACGCCAACCTGACGCATATCTGGAAACCGCTGCTGCACGAAGTAGCAGCCGGTTCGCTGAATTCTTCGGAAGACGAACTCAATTACGTCGCCCAGGCGAAATGGAACCACTTCGAGTTCCAACTGGGCCGTATGAGCGGGCTCGACCGCGAGCAGAAAAAAATCCAATTGGCCGCCACCCTCGACGAAGAAGGCCGCGAACTGGTGCCTGCACGCGTACTGGGCTACGACAGCCTGGTGATTGCAGTGGGCAGCACCACCAACGACTTCGGCACCGAGGGCGCGGCGCAGCATTGCCTGTTTCTCGACACCCGCAAGCAGGCCGAGCGCTTCCATCAACAATTGCTCAACCATTACCTGCGTGCCCATGCCGGACAAACCGACACCATTGAACAGATCAGCGTAGCCATCGTCGGTGCCGGCGCCACGGGCGTTGAACTGGCCGCCGAACTGCATAACGCGGCCCATGAGTTGGCCGCGTACGGCCTGGACCGTATCAAGCCGGAAAACATGCACATCACCCTGATCGAAGCCGGCCCACGGGTATTGCCCGCGCTGCCGGAGCGGATCGGCGGGCCTGTGCATAAAACCCTGGAGAAGCTCGGCGTAACCGTGCTGACCAACTCGGCCGTCAGCGAAGTGACCGCCGATGCGCTGATCACCAGCAGCGGCCAGGTGATCCCGGCCAGCCTCAAGGTGTGGGCGGCCGGGATCCGCGCGCCGGGCTTTCTCAAGGACATCGACGGCCTGGAAACCAACCGCATCAACCAACTGCAGGTGCTGCCGACGCTGCAGACCACCCGCGACGAAAACATCTTTGCCTTTGGCGATTGCGCCGCCTGCCCGCAACCGGGCACCGACCGTAATGTGCCACCACGTGCACAAGCCGCTCACCAGCAGGCCTCATTGCTCGCCAAGTCGCTGAAGCTACGGATCGAAGGCAAGGAGCTGCCGGCCTACAAGTACACCGACTACGGCTCGCTGATCTCGCTGTCGCGCTTTTCGGCTGTGGGTAACTTGATGGGCAACCTGACCGGCAGCGTGATGCTGGAAGGCTGGTTGGCGCGGATGTTCTACGTATCGCTGTACCGTATGCACCAGATGGCGCTGTACGGCGTTTTCCGCACGGCGATGCTAATGCTGGGCAGCAAGATCGGGCGTGGTACCGAGCCGCGCCTGAAACTGCACTAA